A single window of Danio rerio strain Tuebingen ecotype United States chromosome 15, GRCz12tu, whole genome shotgun sequence DNA harbors:
- the phkg1a gene encoding phosphorylase kinase, gamma 1a (muscle) isoform X1: protein MRSLLEVVQFLHSQNIVHRDLKPENILLDDNMNIKLTDFGFAVQIAPGQKLNEVCGTPGYLAPEIIECSMDPHHQGYGAAVDLWSAGVIMFTLLAGSPPFWHRKQMLMLRMILAGNYQFTSPEWDDRSDTVKDLISKMLVVNPEKRFTATDALNHPFFQQYVVAEVRHFSPYRKFKVICMTVLATMRIYCNYRRAKPVTKEVIKSDPYAVKPIRKLIDACAFKIYGHWVKKGQTQNRAALFENSPKAILLSLAAESVDSSLRMM, encoded by the exons ATGCGCTCCCTGTTGGAAGTGGTTCAGTTCCTTCACTCCCAGAATATTGTACACAGGGATCTGAAGCCGGAGAACATCCTTCTGGATGACAATATGAACATCAAACTCACCGATTTCGGCTTTGCTGTGCAGATTGCACCAGGACAAAAACTCAACG AGGTGTGTGGAACGCCAGGATATTTGGCTCCAGAGATTATCGAATGCTCAATGGATCCTCATCACCAGGGCTATGGAGCTGCTGTTGATCT CTGGAGTGCAGGGGTGATCATGTTCACCCTTCTTGCAGGTTCTCCTCCATTCTGGCACAGGAAGCAGATGCTGATGCTGCGTATGATCCTGGCAGGAAATTACCAGTTCACCTCTCCGGAGTGGGATGACCGGTCAGACACCGTCAAAGACCTG ATCTCCAAGATGTTGGTGGTAAATCCAGAGAAACGTTTCACTGCCACGGACGCCCTAAACCACCCTTTCTTTCAGCAGTATGTAGTCGCAGAGGTGCGACATTTCAGCCCATACAGGAAGTTCAAG GTCATCTGCATGACAGTTCTGGCAACAATGCGCATTTACTGCAATTATCGAAGAGCCAAACCAGTTACTAAAGAAGTGATCAAGAGCGACCCCTATGCAGTAAAGCCTATTCGCAAACTCATCGACGCCTGTGCGTTCAAGATTTATGGCCACTGGGTGAAGAAGGGCCAGACGCAGAACAGAGCGGCCCTGTTTGAGAACAGTCCGAAAGCTATCCTGCTTTCTCTCGCTGCCGAATCAGTGGATTCATCTCTCAGAATGATGTAA